In Acanthochromis polyacanthus isolate Apoly-LR-REF ecotype Palm Island chromosome 18, KAUST_Apoly_ChrSc, whole genome shotgun sequence, the following proteins share a genomic window:
- the polm gene encoding LOW QUALITY PROTEIN: DNA-directed DNA/RNA polymerase mu (The sequence of the model RefSeq protein was modified relative to this genomic sequence to represent the inferred CDS: inserted 1 base in 1 codon) produces the protein MVPLKRRKIVSSDTGSTGSDCSGNQAPTKFPQVVLFLLERKMGASRRAFLCQLGRTKGFHVQEQFSESVTHVISEXNSADEVRAWLDSQARGESQTAVHLLDISWYTESMRAGRPVEILERHKLQEQQINEAEVVLFSVPSYACQRRTTLDNHNTTLTDALSLLAENAELSEEDGRGVAFRRAAAVLKALPAPVTAMSQLRGLPCLGDHSLRVIKDILENEASDEVESTKQSERFKALKVLTGIFGVGAKTADRWIRDGIHNLHQLRESGATLNRAQQAGLEHYDDLKQQVTKAEADAITEIVQEAVISVLPGAQVVLTGGFRRGKQTGHDVDFLITHPEEGREVGLMPKIVFWLESKGFLLYQKTTRNSYLEVKDGPGRPSSNMDRFERCLSIFKLAEKEERAIKVTENTVKTKDSVRDHTQSETDQDPQSHSYERHELTNPPVHRRWRAVRVDLVVSPISQFAFALLGWTGSKLFERELRRWAGHEKAMSLSSHALYDNKQSRYLRAASEEEIFAHLGLEYIPPSERNA, from the exons ATGGTGCCGTTAAAGCGAAGAAAAATCGTCTCCTCGGATACTGGGAGTACTGGGAGTGACTGCAGTGGGAATCAAGCACCAACAAAGTTCCCTCAGgtggttttatttctgctggAGAGGAAGATGGGAGCCAGTAGAAGAGCTTTCCTCTGTCAGCTCGGACGAACTAAAGGCTTTCATGTGCAGGAGCAGTTCAG TGAAAGCGTCACACATGTTATTTCTG ACAACTCTGCTGATGAGGTCAGAGCGTGGCTGGACTCTCAGGCCAGAGGTGAAAGCCAGACAGCGGTTCACCTCCTGGACATCAGCTGGTACACAGAGAGCATGCGTGCAGGCCGCCCAGTAGAGATCCTGGAAAGACATAAACTGCAG GAGCAGCAGATCAATGAAGCAGAGGTTGTTCTGTTCTCGGTGCCTAGCTATGCCTGTCAGAGAAGGACCACTCTGGACAACCACAACACCACGCTCACT GATGCTCTGTCACTGCTGGCTGAAAACGCTGAGCTCAGTGAGGAGGACGGGAGAGGTGTTGCGTTTCGACGGGCCGCCGCTGTGCTGAAGGCGCTCCCAGCTCCGGTGACAGCCATGTCTCAGCTCAGAGGGCTGCCCTGTCTGGGAGATCACTCACTCAGAGTCATCAAA GACATTTTGGAGAATGAAGCATCAGATGAGGTTGAATCTACCAAACAGTCTGAGCGGTTTAAAGCGCTAAAG GTTTTGACGGGTATTTTTGGGGTTGGAGCAAAAACAGCAGACCGATGGATCAGAGATGGGATACACAACCTCCATCAGCTACGAGAATCAGGAGCAACACTCAATCGAGCACAACAAGCAG GTCTGGAGCACTACGACGACCTCAAGCAGCAGGTCACTAAAGCAGAGGCTGATGCCATCACTGAGATCGTGCAGGAAGCCGTCATTTCTGTGTTACCAGGCGCTCAGGTTGTTCTAACCGGAGGATTCAGGAG AGGGAAGCAGACAGGCCATGATGTAGACTTCCTAATAACACACCCAGAGGAGGGCAGAGAGGTGGGACTGATGCCTAAAATCGTTTTCTGGTTGGAATCAAAG GGTTTTCTGTTGTACCAGAAAACTACAAGGAACTCATACCTGGAGGTAAAGGACGGTCCTGGTCGACCCTCCTCCAACATGGACCGATTCGAGAGATGTTTGTCCATCTTTAAGCTGGCCGAGAAGGAAGAACGAGCaatcaaagtgacagaaaacactgtaaaaaccaAGGACAGTGTCAGAGACCACACGCAGTCAGAGACGGATCAAGATCCACAATCTCATTCATATGAACGACACGAGCTGACAAACCCACCCGTCCACAGACGGTGGAGGGCTGTGAGAGTGGACCTGGTGGTGTCTCCAATCAGCCAGTTTGCTTTTGCTCTGCTGGGCTGGACCGGATCCAAA TTGTTTGAGAGAGAGCTGCGTCGCTGGGCAGGCCATGAGAAAGCCATGTCTCTGAGCAGTCACGCTCTGTATGACAACAAACag AGTCGATATCTGAGAGCTGCATCGGAGGAGGAGATATTTGCTCATCTTGGTCTGGAGTACATCCCTCCGTCTGAGAGAAACGCCTGA